In Nicotiana tabacum cultivar K326 chromosome 2, ASM71507v2, whole genome shotgun sequence, the following proteins share a genomic window:
- the LOC107790428 gene encoding DEAD-box ATP-dependent RNA helicase 17-like isoform X1, whose product MELNLNKRKKQKIENNNKNSNSEVFASCSFQSLGLHPTLCDQLKERLGFEAPTLVQAQAIPVVLSGRHVLVNAATGTGKTVAYLAPVIHQLQKSDPRIQRTDGTFALVLVPTHELCMQVYEILQKLLHRFHWIVPGYIMGGENRNKEKARLRKGISILVATPGRLLDHLKNTSSFLYTNLRWIIFDEADRILELGYGKEIEDILNILGSKPQKPVGKDNATSRISEVQRQNLLLSATLNEKVNELAKISLDNPVMVGLDQKTELQLTQQDMEPMEFNGKDILGKDGKLLTSSTEEYKLPTQLLQRYIKVPCGSRLVVLLAILKHLFEKEPSQKVVVFFSTCDAVDFHYSLVSGFQLLPHRQSDIEDKQLFLKCNTLRLHGNMNHEDRRTTFNAFKTEKSALLLSSDVAARGLDFPKVRCIIQYDPPGEATEYVHRVGRTARIGEKGDSLLFLQPVETDYLHGLEKHGVTLTEYPLQKLLDSFPLFGIKYHPKNFVSVDTHPWAVSLQRALESFISSELKMKKMAQNAFCSWVRAYTAHRGELKGIFMVKKLHLGHVARSFALKEQPSLVNKSLQKQSKKRMRDQKHNNISKKRKVSKR is encoded by the exons ATGGAGCTAAACCTTAACAAGAGGAAAAAGCAAAAGATTgagaacaacaacaaaaacagtAATTCAGAGGTTTTCGCTTCTTGCTCTTTCCAAAGTCTCGGTCTTCACCCTACCTTATGCGACCAGCTCAaag AGAGGCTTGGATTCGAGGCTCCAACACTTGTTCAGGCTCAAGCAATTCCTGTTGTCCTATCCGGTCGACACGT GCTAGTGAATGCGGCTACTGGAACGGGGAAAACTGTAGCTTATTTGGCTCCAGTCATTCATCAGTTGCAGAAGTCTGATCCCAGGATTCAGCGAACCGATGGTACTTTTG CGTTGGTTCTTGTGCCAACGCACGAATTATGCATGCAGGTGTATGAGATCTTGCAAAAGTTGTTGCACCGTTTTCACTGGATTGTTCCTGGCTATATTATGGGAGGGGAAAACAGGAACAAAGAGAAAGCAAGATTGCGAAAAG GTATATCTATTCTTGTTGCAACTCCTGGACGTCTTTTGGATCACCTAAAAAACACATCATCATTCTTGTACACGAACCTGCGCTGGATAATTTTTGATGAAGCAGACAG AATTCTGGAACTTGGATATGGTAAAGAGATTGAAGACATACTTAATATTCTGGGCTCTAAACCACAGAAACCTGTTGGCAAGGATAACGCAACTTCACGGATTTCTGAGGTTCAGAGGCAAAATTTGCTGTTATCAGCTACATTAAATGAGAAAGTAAATGAGCTCGCTAAAATTAGTTTAGATAACCCAGTGATGGTTGGGCTTGACCAGAAAACAGAGCTACAGTTAACTCAGCAAGACATGGAACCAATGGAATTTAATGGGAAGGATATATTAGGAAAAGATGGCAAACTACTGACTTCTTCAACTGAGGAATATAAGCTTCCGACTCAGTTACTTCAGCGATATATAAAAG TTCCCTGTGGTTCTCGGCTTGTAGTGCTTCTTGCAATTCTGAAACATCTGTTTGAGAAGGAGCCTTCCCAGAAG GTTGTGGTGTTTTTTTCAACATGTGATGCTGTAGATTTTCATTACTCATTGGTGAGTGGATTTCAGTTGCTCCCTCATCGGCAATCAGATATTGAAGACAAACAACTGTTTTTGAAATGCAACACACTTCGGTTACATGGGAATATGAATCACGAGGACCGAAGAACTACATTCAATGCTTTTAAAACAGAAAAATCAGCACTTCTGCTGTCCAGTGATGTTGCTGCTAGGGGCTTGGACTTTCCAAAAGTTAGGTGTATTATACAGTATGATCCTCCAGGAGAGGCGACTGAATATGTGCACCG GGTAGGAAGAACTGCCCGCATAGGTGAAAAGGGAGATTCTTTATTGTTCCTACAGCCAGTTGAAACTGATTACTTGCATGGCTTGGAGAAACATGGGGTGACTCTAACAGAGTATCCCCTTCAGAAACTTTTGGATAGCTTTCCATTGTTTGGTATCAAGTACCACCCGAAGAATTTTGTTTCAGTAGACACGCATCCCTGGGCTGTTTCTCTGCAGAGAGCATTGGAATCCTTTATATCATCAGAG CTAAAGATGAAGAAGATGGCACAAAATGCATTTTGCTCATGGGTTCGTGCATACACTGCCCATCGTGGTGAACTTAAAGGGATTTTTATGGTGAAGAAACTTCACTTGGGGCATGTAGCAAGAAGTTTTGCATTGAAGGAACAACCATCTTTGGTTAATAAATCGCTCCAAAAACAATCAAAGAAGAGGATGAGAGATCAGAAACATAACAACATATCGAAAAAGAGGAAAGTTTCTAAAAGATGA
- the LOC107790428 gene encoding DEAD-box ATP-dependent RNA helicase 17-like isoform X2: MVLLVYEILQKLLHRFHWIVPGYIMGGENRNKEKARLRKGISILVATPGRLLDHLKNTSSFLYTNLRWIIFDEADRILELGYGKEIEDILNILGSKPQKPVGKDNATSRISEVQRQNLLLSATLNEKVNELAKISLDNPVMVGLDQKTELQLTQQDMEPMEFNGKDILGKDGKLLTSSTEEYKLPTQLLQRYIKVPCGSRLVVLLAILKHLFEKEPSQKVVVFFSTCDAVDFHYSLVSGFQLLPHRQSDIEDKQLFLKCNTLRLHGNMNHEDRRTTFNAFKTEKSALLLSSDVAARGLDFPKVRCIIQYDPPGEATEYVHRVGRTARIGEKGDSLLFLQPVETDYLHGLEKHGVTLTEYPLQKLLDSFPLFGIKYHPKNFVSVDTHPWAVSLQRALESFISSELKMKKMAQNAFCSWVRAYTAHRGELKGIFMVKKLHLGHVARSFALKEQPSLVNKSLQKQSKKRMRDQKHNNISKKRKVSKR, from the exons ATGGTACTTTTG GTGTATGAGATCTTGCAAAAGTTGTTGCACCGTTTTCACTGGATTGTTCCTGGCTATATTATGGGAGGGGAAAACAGGAACAAAGAGAAAGCAAGATTGCGAAAAG GTATATCTATTCTTGTTGCAACTCCTGGACGTCTTTTGGATCACCTAAAAAACACATCATCATTCTTGTACACGAACCTGCGCTGGATAATTTTTGATGAAGCAGACAG AATTCTGGAACTTGGATATGGTAAAGAGATTGAAGACATACTTAATATTCTGGGCTCTAAACCACAGAAACCTGTTGGCAAGGATAACGCAACTTCACGGATTTCTGAGGTTCAGAGGCAAAATTTGCTGTTATCAGCTACATTAAATGAGAAAGTAAATGAGCTCGCTAAAATTAGTTTAGATAACCCAGTGATGGTTGGGCTTGACCAGAAAACAGAGCTACAGTTAACTCAGCAAGACATGGAACCAATGGAATTTAATGGGAAGGATATATTAGGAAAAGATGGCAAACTACTGACTTCTTCAACTGAGGAATATAAGCTTCCGACTCAGTTACTTCAGCGATATATAAAAG TTCCCTGTGGTTCTCGGCTTGTAGTGCTTCTTGCAATTCTGAAACATCTGTTTGAGAAGGAGCCTTCCCAGAAG GTTGTGGTGTTTTTTTCAACATGTGATGCTGTAGATTTTCATTACTCATTGGTGAGTGGATTTCAGTTGCTCCCTCATCGGCAATCAGATATTGAAGACAAACAACTGTTTTTGAAATGCAACACACTTCGGTTACATGGGAATATGAATCACGAGGACCGAAGAACTACATTCAATGCTTTTAAAACAGAAAAATCAGCACTTCTGCTGTCCAGTGATGTTGCTGCTAGGGGCTTGGACTTTCCAAAAGTTAGGTGTATTATACAGTATGATCCTCCAGGAGAGGCGACTGAATATGTGCACCG GGTAGGAAGAACTGCCCGCATAGGTGAAAAGGGAGATTCTTTATTGTTCCTACAGCCAGTTGAAACTGATTACTTGCATGGCTTGGAGAAACATGGGGTGACTCTAACAGAGTATCCCCTTCAGAAACTTTTGGATAGCTTTCCATTGTTTGGTATCAAGTACCACCCGAAGAATTTTGTTTCAGTAGACACGCATCCCTGGGCTGTTTCTCTGCAGAGAGCATTGGAATCCTTTATATCATCAGAG CTAAAGATGAAGAAGATGGCACAAAATGCATTTTGCTCATGGGTTCGTGCATACACTGCCCATCGTGGTGAACTTAAAGGGATTTTTATGGTGAAGAAACTTCACTTGGGGCATGTAGCAAGAAGTTTTGCATTGAAGGAACAACCATCTTTGGTTAATAAATCGCTCCAAAAACAATCAAAGAAGAGGATGAGAGATCAGAAACATAACAACATATCGAAAAAGAGGAAAGTTTCTAAAAGATGA